In the Deltaproteobacteria bacterium genome, CATGAGTGCGTTTTTTTTGTTGTTGACGTTTATTTAATTGAAGCATTTAAAATTAAGTATACGCTCAATGAGTAAAAACTCAATTAAAAAAAAAGAACTCGGTCGAGATCATATCGAGTTGTTGTTTGGCGTCAGTAAAAATTTTACGGTAATCACAAATTAAAAAACCCCTCTTAACATAACAGCAGTACTAGTCTTAAGTGTGCAGCGCGCGTTAATAGTGCAAAACTTAGGGTTTAGGTTAAAACCATACAACTTAAACACTAGAAAGCAACTAACACACAGATAAACCTCTGTATTTAGGTGAAAGTGGAGAGCAAATGGCAAAGTTAAGTGGTAAAGTATTAGTAGCGCAAGGTGGCGGACCAACCGCTGTGATTAATCAATCTTTAGCTGGTGTAGTGACCGAAGCTCGCCGTTATGGCGATATTACTCGTGTTTATGGCGCGGTAAATGGTGTTTCGGGTATTGTAAATGAAAATCTTGTCGATTTAACCCAAGAAACACGTAGCAATTTACATAATGTTGCTATGACCCCATCATCAGCCTTGTTTTCAACTCGTGATAAGCCTGACGCTGAATATTGCGCTCGTATTTTTAAAACATTACAAGCACATGATGTTCGCTACTTTTTCTATATTGGTGGCAATGATAGCTCTGATACGGCGCGTATTGTTAGTGAGCACGCTAAGCAAAGTGGCTATGAAATGCGTTGCATTCATATCCCTAAAACCATTGATAACGATTTGGTTTTAAATGATCATACTCCTGGTTTTGGTTCAGCCGCGCGTTTTGTTTCATTAGCATTTTCTGGCGCCAATCTAGATAATCGCTCGCTACCGGGTGTGTATGTGGCGATTGTTATGGGTCGTCATGCTGGCTTTTTAACGGCAGCTAGTGCGCTTGGTCGTGTATACAAAGACGATGGTCCACATCTTGTTTATGTGCCAGAGCATGCATTTGATATTGAGCGTTTTCTTTCAGATGTTGATCGTGTTTATAAAAAATATGGTCGTTGTATTATTGCTGCTAGCGAAGGCATTAGCGATAAAGATCATAATCCCATCATTGCTAAGCTAATGAAAGAACAAGAAAAAGATGCGCACGGTAATGTGCAGCTTTCAGGTACTGGCGCTCTTGGTGATTTGCTGGCTGACGAAATTCGCGCCAAATTAAAAATTAAGCGTGTTCGTGCAGATACCTTTGGCTATCTGCAACGTTCATTCTTAGGCATTGCCTCTGATGTTGATGCACGTGAAGCTTTTGAAGTAGCCTCTCGTGGTGTGCAATTAGCCGTTTTAGGTGAAGATGATGGTTCAATGACCATCAAACGTGTTGGTGACTATGCGGTTGATTATCAACTAGTACCGCTTAAAGAGATTGCTGCCAAAACCAAACATCTTGATCCATCATTTATTAATGCTGAAGGTAACGATGTTACCCCAGCATTTTTAGATTATGGTCGTCCGCTGCTTGGTACTAATATGCCGCATGCCATGCGTTTGTTGGCGCCAAGTGTTAAGAAATTATTAGGCTAAGCAAGCTAGGTAGATTTGATGAATACCAATAGCGCTGTAACTAGGGACACCGCCTAGTTACAGTGCTATTTTGATATCGATAATTTAGTCGATAATTAGTCGATATGTTACAAGCATTTATAGATGTCCGTATTAATGGTGGGTGGTATTGTCAGATATTGGTTTAGACAATAAAGGTTACAGTTGTATGCTTGCACAGGCATGAATAGATTTGCTACAAACGGCGAATATGACTATTCGTAGTTTTCAAAGACAATATCTTAAGGGTCTGGCTCACGACCTCAATCCAGTTTTGCAAACTGGTAAAGATGGTTTAAGCGAAGCATTTATTGCCCAAGTTACCCAAGCGTTATTAGACCATGAGCTAATAAAAGTCCGCCTGGTACGCCCAGAAGAAAAAAAGACCATGGCACAAGAATTAGCAAATTCAACTAATGCAGAATTTGTGGGATTAGTTGGGCATACAGTTATTTTATTTCGCCCCCACCCCGAAGAGCCAAAGATTGTTTTACCTATACGCGAGTAAGAGCAAAATATAACTACCCTATTTTTTATGGATGAAATTTACTTACATGAAGATCATCTATCATTCGGTAATGCTTGTCGTTGCCAGTAAAAATAGGCAAACCACAAGAAATCGCTGTCGACGCGATTAAAGCATCAGCTAATTCGAGTTTATGAGAAAGAAAATATCTTTCTACTAAAAATAAAGCTTTAGCAGAGATGGTTTCGTTTATTAGCACGACATTTACTCCCCAATCAGTCATCGCATTGCGTAATTCTCGTAGCTCATTTTTATTACGCATGCCCTGAACAAGCTCCATATATGATACGACTGATAACTGAAAATTTTCTATTTTTTCTATAGCAATACGAGCTTTATCATTGCCGCGCATATACCATATGATAACATCTGTATCGACAATCAAAAGGTTCTACCTTTACGTAGATTATTAACATAGTCATTTACATTTTGCGCTGCATCAATATTTTTCCAGATGCCGAATAGTTTATTGAATGTTTGTTTCTTTGTCCGCTTTGAATTTTTAGCAATAGAAATGATAACTGCAGTAGGTTTGCCTCGGTAAGTAACAATTACATCTTCTCCGCGCCTAGTTGTTTCTAAGATTTCGCGAACATTAAAGCGTAATTTTTTTGCGGTAGTTATCATTTAAAGACTCGATTAAGTTTATACTTATTAGTATATACTCTGCAATATGCAAAAATCAAGCGTAATTTTCTTCACAAATACCCCTTTCTCGTTCTATTGATGCAGCGAAAATGAGTTTGGGCGGTTATATTGCGTTGCCTTATTTAGGGACACCCCCTGATATGACTAGTTCACAGAGGTTGTAACTTGAAAAATCTATAACCAGTTGAATATATATAGCCTTTTAAAAAAAAATTGGGAATAAAAGCTCAAGTAAAGGTGTTTAGTTTAGTTGCATTAGCGTGAAGAAGGGGTGATAAGCCAATGAATCAATCTGTAACACCCATGGTCGAAGTTGTTTCTCTACGTAAAGACTTTGGGAGTATGCGTGCGGTTGCGGATATCTCGTTTTCCGTAAATCGCGGTGAAGTGGTTGGTTTTTTAGGCCCTAATGGTGCCGGTAAAACTACTACTATGCGCATGCTAACCGGTTTTCTTAAACCAAGTGCGGGTTCGGCATTAATTCAGGGTATCAATGTCAGCGAAGATCGTTTAGGGGCTCAGAGGTTAATTGGCTATCTGCCTGAAAACGCCCCATTGTATGACGATATGATAGTAAGCGAGTTTTTAGATTATGTCGCAAAGCTGCGGGGCATTATCCCTGAGAAGCGCTCACCACGAAGAAAAGAGATTTGTGAGCGATGTGGTCTTGCCGAGGTTATTGGCAAAGATATTGGTCAGCTCTCAAAAGGTTATCGTCAACGTG is a window encoding:
- a CDS encoding 6-phosphofructokinase, which produces MAKLSGKVLVAQGGGPTAVINQSLAGVVTEARRYGDITRVYGAVNGVSGIVNENLVDLTQETRSNLHNVAMTPSSALFSTRDKPDAEYCARIFKTLQAHDVRYFFYIGGNDSSDTARIVSEHAKQSGYEMRCIHIPKTIDNDLVLNDHTPGFGSAARFVSLAFSGANLDNRSLPGVYVAIVMGRHAGFLTAASALGRVYKDDGPHLVYVPEHAFDIERFLSDVDRVYKKYGRCIIAASEGISDKDHNPIIAKLMKEQEKDAHGNVQLSGTGALGDLLADEIRAKLKIKRVRADTFGYLQRSFLGIASDVDAREAFEVASRGVQLAVLGEDDGSMTIKRVGDYAVDYQLVPLKEIAAKTKHLDPSFINAEGNDVTPAFLDYGRPLLGTNMPHAMRLLAPSVKKLLG
- the yhbY gene encoding ribosome assembly RNA-binding protein YhbY, with amino-acid sequence MTIRSFQRQYLKGLAHDLNPVLQTGKDGLSEAFIAQVTQALLDHELIKVRLVRPEEKKTMAQELANSTNAEFVGLVGHTVILFRPHPEEPKIVLPIRE
- a CDS encoding type II toxin-antitoxin system VapC family toxin, which gives rise to MIVDTDVIIWYMRGNDKARIAIEKIENFQLSVVSYMELVQGMRNKNELRELRNAMTDWGVNVVLINETISAKALFLVERYFLSHKLELADALIASTAISCGLPIFTGNDKHYRMIDDLHVSKFHP
- a CDS encoding type II toxin-antitoxin system prevent-host-death family antitoxin, which translates into the protein MITTAKKLRFNVREILETTRRGEDVIVTYRGKPTAVIISIAKNSKRTKKQTFNKLFGIWKNIDAAQNVNDYVNNLRKGRTF